The nucleotide sequence AATAATCGTCTTCAATTGGGATGGAGTACGACCTTTGGTCTCATCACTGTAAAGGTAGGAAAAATCCTTAGCCACGCCTTGAGTCATCGTCTAAATTTGAAGTTCTGTTACCGggtattttctttaatagctcaagctcaaacAAATTACTGTCACTTTAGCCAGTTAGGaatatgtatatttgaatgatgcttgcttgcttgaTGAAAGCTactataatataatatagactagaaccaaagaagaaaaaaaaaagtcgTTTCTAATCAAAACGCTCGAGCCTATAACTTATATATTTATCCAAATACCGATTAGGTCTGAAGGCGCGATGGGTATCATTCGTACAAGTAGGTGTAAAATGATATCCATGAATATGAGTAATGACAGATAGAGCTTGAAAAAACTGAGAGACTGGCTGTAGTAGCTGCTCCAAGGCTTtagaaactgaaaaattgtGACGAAAGGTCATCTCCATGATTTTCGAAGCGCAGAAACCGGTGCAGCTCGGCCCGTGACCGCACTCTAATATGTATTTGTTCTGTTTCGGAATAGCATTGGAATTTCAGAACGCGCACGCTGCTACCTCGGAACCTCGGGCACGCCGGCACCTGTAACCTCTTCACCTCGGCAAACGctggaacaagaagaagaagaaaaggaagaaaaagaggaaaaggaagaaaaagaagaaactcTTCGGGTATTCGCGGCAAACAACGGAGAACAAGAAACGTACCCAAACGtacccaaaaaaaaaaaaaaagagagaacacactgactgactgactgactggACACGTCGCTAGGACAAGGCAGGGTAACTACTGTATTCACGTGACCCGTTATTTTGTCGCgacaaaaaaatgtaaaaatAGAAGAGGCTGAAGCCCGAAGCGTACTTACTTAATTCCGGCGTTGCCAGCCAGGAggatttttgaaatttcgTGATTGCCCGCCTCGCCATTATAATGTAGACGCACTATATATCTATGTAGTATTAGTATATAACATAAAACGATGAAATATGGAAATTGGGAATATGGGAAATATTTATGACATTTGGTATGGAAATAGAGGTACAAGGTCAGGTTTCGAAGCTAGCAGAGTGTTCAGGTGCCTGGTTGAATAAGGAAATAGCTGTATAGTTGTTGGGATAcggtatttttttttttttttttttttgatttctagGCTTTGTTTCTTACACATTGGAATATTGAAGTgaagagcaagagcaagaaCAGTCAGTTCCTTCTTCCGATCTCTCTTTTGCAAGTGAAACAGCATACAATATGACTATACCAAGTTTCTGGATATTGGTAGCTGTTCTGTTTCGGGCGGTATGGTGTCTAAACGACGCTAAAGACTATTATGTTGCCCCGGATTTGTTGCCTGGGTTGTCAGATGTTAAGGATCGGGAACGTATTCCGGAGATGCACGCAGGCCATATTCCTGTGAGCGAAGGCGATGATGACGAGAAGAACTacttcttttggaaattcCACGATCTGTCCAACCATTCATCTGTTTCTGCTGGTAATACGTTGATATTCTGGCTCAACGGTGGGCCTGGGTGTTCGTCTTTGGATGGAGCCTTGATGGAATCCGGGCCATTGCGTATTGATGACGATGGAGAGGCGTATTTGAACCCTGGATCGTGGCACACCAGAGGTGATATTGTGTTTGTGGATCAGCCTGCAGGCACTGGCTTTTCCACGGTTGGGGATTCGGACTATGACAAGGACTTGAAACAAGTCTCTAAGCATTTCATGGCGTTTTTAAAGAACTACTTCACGATATTTCCGGAGGATTTGGAAAAGGAAATGGTGTTGGCAGGCGAATCGTACGCTGGGCAGTATATTCCGTTCTTTGCCAATGAAATCGTGGAGTACAACGACAATCGTGGTGAAGATGATGCAGAGGAGAAGCCCTACAAGTTGAAGAGTTTGTTGATTGGGAATGGTTGGATCGATCCGGATCAACAATCGTTGTCGTACATTCCCTTCGCTCTAGAAAACAATTTGATATCTAAGACGGCAGACTACTTCCCTGAACTATTGAAGGCGCACACGGACTGCCAAAAGTTGATCGATAGTAACACTGACAGCGACAAGTTTTCCTTCGAGGAGTGTGAGAACATCTTATCGAAGATCCTTGCCTTCACTAGGAGGAAAACTGATGAAAAGGGGAAAAAGGTCCCTTCGAATCAGCAGTGCACTAACATCTACGATTATAGACTGCACGACTCATATCCAGCTTGTGGGAGCAACTGGCCAGAGGACTTGCCATTGGTGACGAAGTTTTTGAGCAAACCAGGTGTCATGGATTCCTTACATTTGGATGTCGACAAAGTGCCACACTGGAGGGAATGTGACTCCAAGGTTAGCAAACATCTAAAAAACAAAGGCGTGAAACCTTCTGTTCATTTGTTGCCAAACCTTTTGACCCGCATGCAAATCTTCTTATTTAACGGTGACAAGGATATCATCTGCAACAACCGTGGGGTAGAAGACCTGATAAAGTCATTGAAATGGAACAACCAAACCGGCTTCTCTAAGGACGTAGAGTACTATGACTGGCAGTATTACGACCAATTCACGGGAGATATGATTCCAGCAGGTTACGTCAAACACGAGAGAAACTTGACTTTCATCTCCGTTTACAACGCTTCTCACATGGTTCCTTATGATAATGCATTGATCAGCAGAGGTATCATGGATATATATCTAAAGGATGTTCAATTGGAGCACGGTGACGACAACCGTGATAGTATTATTGTCACAAAAGATTTTGCCGTTGAAGTACCACCACCAAATGACGTCAACTCAGACCCAAGCGAGAATGACGATCAAGAACATGATTCGAACGACCAAGACGGAAGTAGAGAATCCGACAAATCTAAATTACAAGTGCTGATAGTACTCTTACTCCTATTATCTGTGTGCGGAACAGTTGCATATTACTTACTGCGCGTAAGATTCAGAAAGCATATTCACGCTATACTGATCGATCCAGAAAATAGACCACCCTCTTCCCATAAGTCTGTCGCATGGGCAGACGACTTGGAAATTGGTGACGATAATGATGACGACTTCAAGTTTTTGGTGGACGAAGACCCATCTAAAAGCAATTCTTCGTATCCTACTGACACCGATTCGTTTGAGTTGGAAAATCTCTAAATAATGTAGAATACTTACCTACCTAGTTAGTCTTCAATAGAAAGATACCATTGTACATTACTATGAAATTATGAATATGTTAAACATCTTACGAATCTTTTTGTATCTGGAAGAAATTCTTTATGGCGCGCTGTTTGAACCATGATCGCTTCCTCTTCGTTGAAGGAAAATCATCCGTTGAACTGTTGAAAAATGGCACGTCGTCTTCTTGGACTGTCTGAGTTCGCAAGGGAAACAGGTCCGACGATGTTGCCGAGTGGTTGGATTCAAAACTGACGCCACAGGAACGAGCTTCATTTTCagacttcttccaaaacttcaacaTTTTCCGTAGCATATGTTTATAGTTTCGCTGCTTTCGTGATGCATCCGTTACATTTTCTCTTCGAAGTATGGCAGCTATTAAAACATCTGTAGATATGGAGTTTCTATGAGGCGTCAGCCCGATGTAGTTTTCGGCATTGGTTACATGATCTCTGAAATCTGATAAGAGCTCTGACACATTTTCAGGCGTTACCAGAATTCccaatattttcaagtaaTTGAGTTCATCAGCGTCATGAATATGCAGGAAAATATAATCATTATCCTGTATATTTTTCCTGTCCGACTCAAGATCAAGTGTCAATATCTGGGCTCCATTATTTAATCCATCAATCTCTGGATTATTATAATTCCATGCATTCACTTCTTCACTTGTACGAGGTTGTTCTACAAAACAGATATCTAACAGAAGTTGAAGCATTGTTATGGTTTCTTTCCTAGATTCTGCATTGACATGTGGCAAAGCTCCAGTCGGGCTATAAAATACACGGTTTGGTCGATGTTGCCGGGTTTTGACACCTCTATGATGACCATGTGTTGAAACAAATCCAGCAAAACTCTTAGCCCTTCCCATCCtatattgattttgaaatatataccCTGAAGTTCTATGCGACAGGCACCAAAAGCTACAGGCGTAgtcttttcaattgaatTATCAAGGCTCGAATCACCCACccacacacatatatataaatgtatgcctttatatataatacagAGAATGCGCTATGGTTCGAGTGAAAAAGTGCTTGGCTACATATACCCTTATTTTGCGTTCACATGACGAATCGCCGGAATCACATAGTATACGTTGGATTACATTGGCTAAAGCCACGCGCGCTTGCCCAACAGCATTTGCATTATCTGCTCTTGCCTATACAGGTACAGTATATAATATGTACGTGCGTCAGAATGGCATGCatcaaaaaatgaaacGGCGTTGAAGAATATTGCGTGGAGAAGAGCCAACAATGAAAAGATTTGCGAAAGGCCAGGCCCCGGTTGTCGAATATCACTGGAGAAAACACCAGTAACCACACACCTAAAATAGCTAAGACAGGGACTGCGAAATATCTTCTCAGTATTTCGGCCAACGGCCTCCTGCACTATTACTCACGTACGAAAAATTCAGCCGTTCGGGAAACGCctaatgaaaaaaattgtcttttcttttctctaaTATTTATACTTAAACTATATTATACGGAATGCACGTAGTAACTAAGCCCTCTCCTTTACCTCCTCTCGAGCGCATTGATAGGCATTGAAATAAAGCCGGTGTAGTACGGTACGGTACAATTATAAGATAATATGTTCACGGTACAGTAATCGGATCAGCGtgtgtgtatttttttttttcattatttctttcttcgtTTTGGTTGGGTGGGAACATCATACCGCAGTAGACTATGTAGAATAAGGATTTTTCTTGGCAGTAGAAGCTCTAGGTTTGAGTGTCGGGATAGCGAAAAAcgagtcacgtgaccagGAAACAGTCTCTGAGGTGGGCTGTGCTGGGATTCGTTAGACTAGACTAGAATGGACTGGACTGTGGACAGTGGAGTGGTGATGATAAAAATGGAGGAATGTTGGGTTATTTCAAGGTTTTGGGATCTTTAGGCTCTTGGAAATCATACCGCAACCTTGGATGAAGAACAGAAGGACAGCAGGATGGAATTCGTACCATTCTGGGGAGCCATAGATACCTAGTGGGATGTTGTCTTCAATTAGGCCTTTGTGCACGAGGAATGCCATCACACCGACGAGGAAAAGGGTGGTTGGGATTGGGAGACCTTCGAAAAACTTGGATTTCCCTGAAACGTCCTTAGGCAATTGAGCCACGGTAACGTTGAATCTTGCCAATCTTGCAAGACCACATAGTACAAAAAACGACAAAAATAGGACGTCTACAGTGGATCTGAATCCAATTGCGAACGCAATGGATGCTGGAGCTACACCGAAAGAGATCAAATCGGCCAAAGAATCCAATTCTTGTCCCATCAACGAGGATCTGTTTCTTAACCTTGCAACACGGCCATcgaagaaatcaaagaatatGCCAAGGACAATGAAAAAGTGTGCTCTTTGTACATAGTGTGGCTTGCCTGTCAGCGTGAATCTCAAACAACTCACGATTGAGTAGAATCCACTGAAACCATTCAACAATGTAATGAAATCAGCTAGATGTAGGTTTCTGATCATACTAAAATGGAAGTCATCGCTTGtaaacttcttgatatcaATTTCGTTTGGTGGTTGTAATGGAGTAGTGTCCAAGGAAAATATACTGCTAGTTCTTCTGGATGGAGTTCTTCTCGATAGGAAAGACTCATCTTCGCCATCTGATACTAAAACACTCCCGGAACTGTTCTTCCCACCGGAAGCATCTGCTTGCTTAGGCAAATCGGAATCATGACTGGACATGGTAATTAGATGTTCTTGAAGGTGAATTCAGGGTCTGATATAACGTTCTTGAACGGAATTGCTCTCCTTTACCTCTGAGTTTTAGAAAAAAACTGTGATGTTTGCAAGCTAAAACCTTATTTGCGATGTgctttttttaatatcaaAGCTCTTAGGTTGTAGAAATTAAGTAATTAAAAAACTCAAAAAGGGTCTATGGTATAAAAGGCAAATAGCAAACGGCAGATAGTAATACAATCTgtacgtatatatatatactgtTATAATATCAGTGGTTTGTACGTTGCGCAATTCAATCCAGCACCCCTCTCAGTGCTCTGTTCCCGGctgataaaaaaaaatgttttAAGCCTggcatatatatatacatacatatgtATAAATAggtatattattttctggGAAATCCAACGTGTATGCATTCTCTGCTGTAAAAGCAATGGTAGTTTTAAAGGGTTTCACATGGTTCGAGGAGAAAAGGAGCCTAGAGTATTGAGCAAAGATTGGAGAGGCCAGCTGACGTAGTAAAAAAAGGTTAGAGCTCATTCTTAtgctttgtttttatttattatacACATAGTATTGATGACTAAATAGTTAGGAAAAATTGCTGCTTGATCGGTAGGAGGTTTGTTGGGCTATTTTCACCTATTTAATAAGAGAATCTAGAGTTTCTGCTGAGAAAGTATCTCCAAGTCTTGCTTGGAAATCTTCGCGGCCCAACATATTAGTCAAATACGAAAAGTACGGTGGTTTACCTGGGCCATCAGGTTCTGGCCTATTGTTATTTGTCACTTCATTGAAGTAATTGTTGTATATATCACCATCATAGTACCCAATTGGAGCATTGATCATAGCATCAGGGAACTTAAAAGCATCAGTTAAACCTATGCACTCTTTTCTAATTTCAGGTAACAACTCTAACAATCTTGGCTGTATGATCTGTGACATTTGCTCAGAAGTCAACACGTTTAGTAGTAGGAACTCTCCAAGATTTTGGTCAATGAAAAACAATGAGAACAACACGTAGAGTTTCTCTAGATACTTCCTGGTGTAGGCATCTGTGACCAGAGACTTTGATTCTTCTAGTTTCTCTTGGTATGTCAAGAGCATGGAATGAAGGGCGTGGAATTTCGAGATTTGGACAAGCGTCTTGGATAAAGAGTCCATTTTAGTTCCTTTGGAAATCAACTCCACTACATGATGAATCAACCTCACAGTAACCACTGCCCAAATATCTGTATAATCACCCAAGTTATCAAACTTAAATGTCAAATCTTTGGACAAACTCTTCCCAATAAACTCTGGGGTTAAATATCTCAACGAATCCGTAGTGATAGTAGTCTTTTTACCCTTAGAAATGTCGACAAACTTCTTGACAATGCTTTTAGCGGAAGACAATGAAAGAATGTTGTTGTCACCCTCCCAAGTACACTGAACAACCCAGTCGTTATAACCTTTTCCGAAACCGTTATAAGACGAATAGCCGTGACCACCACACGTTTGTCTAAGTTCATCAATTAGTTTAGCAACTAGCCAAGTATTAGTGGCCTTTAAAGATGCGGAGTCAATGAAAAGGTCCTTTAGTTTATCCGTAACTGCGAataacttctttttatccGCGCCGGCCTGGTGTAACTCGGATAACGTTTGGATATACGTCGCCATTAATTTATGGGCCGTTGGGGAAACTAGGTAACAAAAGGCCAATTGTGGCAAGACACGATATTGATGCAAAGGATAATCGATCAACTGTGTTTCGTTCTTGGCAGTACCGAACTGTTGTCTTCCAACTGCGTATCTTGTTGCAATGATTGCAAATTTGGACCCAAACCTAAAAGAGTCCATGACCATATTCACACGCCCACTTAGCAATGCGCTATAGCCAGATATTTGGTCTAGTAACGGCTGAGTCTTCACTTGAGGTGGAGAACCTGGGATTACTTTGGTAAATCTCTGAAGCATAAATTCTCTTGGGATCACTACGTTCTTGAACTGAATCCAGCCATTATCAATACCGTCTCTACCCATCTTCGCCCCAATATCACCGATCATCACCCCTGGTAGAAGGGTAAAAGTTTTCTCCTCCCTAAGCGGCACAACAAATGTCTTGACCCCATAATCCTTACCGTTGACTATCAACCTTGCGTAACACGTCGTGTGCGTCGCCGAGTGCGCTGCTCCACCAATCCACCATTTGGTAGCTAACAAATCCGGCGTATTAATCTTGAACGTGTCAGAAACGGCATCATATGTCGCCGTGGTTTGCAACTGAGCTACATTGGACCCATGACCCAACTCCGTCATTGCGAAACAACCATAGATTCCTTTGAGAAACAATGCCCCCTTCTCTTGTAACCAATAATGAATCTGCTCGTCAGTACCATTTCCTCTTATACAATTACCAAATAATCCAAGATGAACCCCAATACGCGTCCCAAGTCCCGGGTCCATATTTGAAGTTAACGACATTCTCCTATCaaagattgaaaaatcGCCATTGCTTAGCAATGGCGACCCTTGTTTCTCCAAGGTCTTAATATAATCACCATGAAACTGTTTTTGCTTCGTTTTCACATCATGCTCCATATAAAGAGCCATTCTGGCAATTCTACGTGCTGTTATCTCCCTTTCTTGATCCTTACTGATATCATAATGGTCTGTGTTCGTTTTCAACACCGGATCATGCACGATTTCCTCAATCAAATCTTGTGTTAATTGCGCTTCTTCAGGaccattttccaaaaaaatatttagTTGATCTATATCTAGCTTTGACTCCGCCCTTTCCTTTGAAATAAACCTTTTCGCATTGTGTGTAGGATGCTTTTGGTCTACCGTCGATTGTCTTGTCATTGCTATATATACCGATTCTCTTAATTTATGTCGCTCTAAATGTTTTTTTACTGACGCATGTCAGAGACAACCAAAAATTTGATTTAACCTCGAACTGACGAAAACAAAAGTCATAGATCAGTCAGAAAGGGTTCActacatatacatatatatatatatacttgTGTGTGTGTCAGTGATGAAGTGACATCTTTTGAAACCGTAGAGAACAGTAGATAGATTACAAAATCATCAGTAGACAAAAGCTGtcattttttcaaagtttaTAGCGGAGTGTGATTACTTGCAGTTTGTACTGACACCATTTGGAGAGGAATCTTCAAGTACAAACTGCGGATTTTAGCTCCCTAATCCATTTTGGGACCTCGCAAGAAAGGGTTCTTTCTCCGAATCGAATGAGCATGACTATTGCCTTCTGCTTTAACACGGCGTGCGGTGCCCCCGCACTATTTCTCGATTTCTCTCTCCACCTATATTTATGCTGCTAATACGAGTGGAGAGAACTGTCTgatcagaaaaaaaacaaaagggAAAGAGGGAAACAGGAAAACCCATACACA is from Kluyveromyces marxianus DMKU3-1042 DNA, complete genome, chromosome 2 and encodes:
- the KEX1 gene encoding serine-type carboxypeptidase — encoded protein: MTIPSFWILVAVLFRAVWCLNDAKDYYVAPDLLPGLSDVKDRERIPEMHAGHIPVSEGDDDEKNYFFWKFHDLSNHSSVSAGNTLIFWLNGGPGCSSLDGALMESGPLRIDDDGEAYLNPGSWHTRGDIVFVDQPAGTGFSTVGDSDYDKDLKQVSKHFMAFLKNYFTIFPEDLEKEMVLAGESYAGQYIPFFANEIVEYNDNRGEDDAEEKPYKLKSLLIGNGWIDPDQQSLSYIPFALENNLISKTADYFPELLKAHTDCQKLIDSNTDSDKFSFEECENILSKILAFTRRKTDEKGKKVPSNQQCTNIYDYRLHDSYPACGSNWPEDLPLVTKFLSKPGVMDSLHLDVDKVPHWRECDSKVSKHLKNKGVKPSVHLLPNLLTRMQIFLFNGDKDIICNNRGVEDLIKSLKWNNQTGFSKDVEYYDWQYYDQFTGDMIPAGYVKHERNLTFISVYNASHMVPYDNALISRGIMDIYLKDVQLEHGDDNRDSIIVTKDFAVEVPPPNDVNSDPSENDDQEHDSNDQDGSRESDKSKLQVLIVLLLLLSVCGTVAYYLLRVRFRKHIHAILIDPENRPPSSHKSVAWADDLEIGDDNDDDFKFLVDEDPSKSNSSYPTDTDSFELENL
- the CHO1 gene encoding CDP-diacylglycerol-serine O-phosphatidyltransferase — protein: MSSHDSDLPKQADASGGKNSSGSVLVSDGEDESFLSRRTPSRRTSSIFSLDTTPLQPPNEIDIKKFTSDDFHFSMIRNLHLADFITLLNGFSGFYSIVSCLRFTLTGKPHYVQRAHFFIVLGIFFDFFDGRVARLRNRSSLMGQELDSLADLISFGVAPASIAFAIGFRSTVDVLFLSFFVLCGLARLARFNVTVAQLPKDVSGKSKFFEGLPIPTTLFLVGVMAFLVHKGLIEDNIPLGIYGSPEWYEFHPAVLLFFIQGCGMISKSLKIPKP
- the POX1 gene encoding acyl-CoA oxidase translates to MTRQSTVDQKHPTHNAKRFISKERAESKLDIDQLNIFLENGPEEAQLTQDLIEEIVHDPVLKTNTDHYDISKDQEREITARRIARMALYMEHDVKTKQKQFHGDYIKTLEKQGSPLLSNGDFSIFDRRMSLTSNMDPGLGTRIGVHLGLFGNCIRGNGTDEQIHYWLQEKGALFLKGIYGCFAMTELGHGSNVAQLQTTATYDAVSDTFKINTPDLLATKWWIGGAAHSATHTTCYARLIVNGKDYGVKTFVVPLREEKTFTLLPGVMIGDIGAKMGRDGIDNGWIQFKNVVIPREFMLQRFTKVIPGSPPQVKTQPLLDQISGYSALLSGRVNMVMDSFRFGSKFAIIATRYAVGRQQFGTAKNETQLIDYPLHQYRVLPQLAFCYLVSPTAHKLMATYIQTLSELHQAGADKKKLFAVTDKLKDLFIDSASLKATNTWLVAKLIDELRQTCGGHGYSSYNGFGKGYNDWVVQCTWEGDNNILSLSSAKSIVKKFVDISKGKKTTITTDSLRYLTPEFIGKSLSKDLTFKFDNLGDYTDIWAVVTVRLIHHVVELISKGTKMDSLSKTLVQISKFHALHSMLLTYQEKLEESKSLVTDAYTRKYLEKLYVLFSLFFIDQNLGEFLLLNVLTSEQMSQIIQPRLLELLPEIRKECIGLTDAFKFPDAMINAPIGYYDGDIYNNYFNEVTNNNRPEPDGPGKPPYFSYLTNMLGREDFQARLGDTFSAETLDSLIK